Proteins encoded together in one uncultured Desulfosarcina sp. window:
- a CDS encoding 2-oxoacid:acceptor oxidoreductase family protein, which produces MQEIRFHGRGGQGTVLASISLAKAYFDAGYEVQTFPLFGVERRGAPVEAYLRIDDRKILLRCNVYEPDHIVVMDNKLLASIDVTRGLKPGGWILINTPQQPDDMTPFDGFNVAWVDATGIALRHRLGTRTSPIINTAMLGAFARTHGEPAMEHIEQAILKEVPIKQQENVMAAREAFDQLQRVDQG; this is translated from the coding sequence ATGCAGGAAATCCGTTTTCACGGGCGAGGAGGTCAGGGGACGGTGCTGGCATCCATTTCCCTGGCCAAAGCCTATTTCGACGCCGGTTACGAAGTCCAGACCTTCCCCCTTTTCGGCGTCGAGCGCCGGGGGGCCCCGGTGGAAGCCTACCTGAGGATCGACGACCGCAAGATTCTGCTGCGGTGCAACGTCTACGAACCGGATCACATCGTGGTGATGGACAACAAGCTGCTGGCGAGCATCGACGTGACCCGCGGACTCAAGCCGGGGGGCTGGATTTTGATCAACACGCCGCAGCAACCCGACGATATGACGCCTTTTGACGGGTTCAACGTGGCCTGGGTGGACGCCACGGGCATCGCCCTTCGGCACCGGCTGGGCACCCGTACCAGCCCGATTATCAACACGGCCATGCTGGGCGCCTTTGCCCGCACCCACGGCGAGCCGGCCATGGAACATATCGAGCAGGCCATTTTAAAAGAGGTCCCCATCAAACAGCAGGAAAATGTAATGGCTGCCAGGGAAGCCTTCGACCAGTTGCAGCGGGTCGATCAGGGATAG
- a CDS encoding FAD-dependent oxidoreductase has translation MNKPISLFISRSSTTSRINKTGSWRFARPRYQDQTAPCSAACPAGVDIPKIERAVAEGRVEQAWQTYMEENPFPSVCGRVCFHTCESACNRGRLDQPVNINRLDRFIGDAALERGCLEDRTALPSKGRRVAICGSGPAGLSAACFLTRLGFACEIFESRSRPGGVLYWGIPAYRLPKTVLQREIDRIVDLGVRIHCNQPVDADVLARLQSEYDAVFMGFGLGRSLGLDIPGGSRMADGLSLLEAIQNGDTPDVGGEVAVVGGGNTAVDVARSLVRLGVRPTILYRRRRQDMPAFEHEIVAAEAEGVRIVELVSPLAIEESADGVTVQLGRMKTADTGEDGRTRVVPDGDRTTSMTFTAIYAGIGADVAEAWHRPDSDSTSDRLILSQCTLDVGSTPLVYGGDPVMPVNSVTDAIASGKQAAIALHAFFEGGRDAVPTAMDRSRVGAGPALSMEIYLGGERRLRDRHVVTAEEINTDYFQTSSRTAPSQLSVDEARETFAEIESTLPADQAAEEAGRCYQCGLCNDCDNCRIFCSEVSIEVKDGKRRIDFDYCKGCGVCVVECPRCAMVIEEERA, from the coding sequence ATGAACAAACCGATTTCCCTTTTCATTTCCCGGTCGAGCACGACATCCCGGATCAACAAGACCGGGTCCTGGCGTTTTGCCCGGCCACGATATCAGGACCAAACCGCGCCGTGCAGCGCCGCCTGCCCGGCCGGCGTGGACATCCCCAAAATCGAGCGGGCCGTCGCCGAAGGAAGGGTCGAACAGGCCTGGCAAACCTACATGGAAGAAAACCCGTTTCCATCGGTATGCGGCCGGGTCTGCTTTCATACCTGCGAATCGGCCTGCAACCGCGGCCGTCTGGACCAACCGGTGAACATCAACCGCCTGGACCGGTTCATCGGCGATGCGGCCCTGGAACGAGGCTGCCTGGAGGATCGAACGGCGCTGCCGTCCAAGGGTCGCCGGGTGGCCATCTGCGGCAGCGGCCCGGCCGGGTTGTCGGCCGCCTGTTTTTTAACCCGCCTGGGGTTTGCCTGCGAGATCTTCGAATCCAGGAGCCGGCCCGGCGGGGTCCTGTACTGGGGAATTCCGGCCTACCGGCTGCCAAAAACCGTCCTGCAGCGCGAGATCGACAGGATCGTTGACCTGGGGGTCAGGATTCACTGCAACCAGCCGGTGGATGCCGACGTCCTGGCCCGACTGCAATCGGAATACGACGCGGTATTCATGGGATTCGGCCTGGGCCGGAGTTTGGGCCTGGACATCCCCGGCGGCAGTCGGATGGCCGACGGCCTATCCCTGCTGGAAGCCATTCAAAACGGGGACACCCCCGACGTCGGCGGCGAGGTGGCCGTTGTCGGCGGCGGCAATACGGCCGTGGACGTGGCCCGCTCCCTGGTTCGTCTGGGCGTCCGTCCCACGATCCTCTATCGTCGCCGGCGTCAGGACATGCCGGCCTTCGAACACGAGATTGTCGCCGCCGAGGCCGAGGGCGTCCGCATCGTGGAACTGGTTTCGCCCCTGGCCATCGAAGAAAGTGCGGATGGCGTTACCGTCCAGTTGGGGCGGATGAAAACCGCCGATACCGGTGAAGACGGCCGCACCCGGGTGGTGCCGGACGGCGACCGGACCACATCCATGACATTTACGGCCATTTATGCGGGCATCGGCGCCGATGTGGCCGAGGCCTGGCACCGGCCCGATTCCGACAGCACATCCGATCGACTCATTCTGAGCCAATGCACCCTGGACGTCGGGTCCACGCCGCTGGTCTACGGCGGCGATCCAGTCATGCCGGTTAATAGCGTCACCGATGCCATCGCATCGGGCAAGCAGGCTGCCATCGCCCTGCACGCCTTTTTCGAAGGCGGCCGGGACGCCGTTCCGACGGCCATGGATCGCAGCCGGGTGGGGGCCGGGCCGGCCCTGTCCATGGAGATATATCTGGGCGGCGAAAGGCGGCTTCGGGATCGCCACGTGGTGACGGCCGAGGAGATCAACACCGATTACTTCCAAACTTCATCCCGGACCGCGCCCTCCCAACTGTCCGTTGACGAGGCCCGGGAGACCTTTGCCGAAATTGAATCCACGCTGCCGGCCGATCAGGCCGCCGAGGAAGCCGGGCGCTGCTACCAGTGCGGCCTGTGCAACGACTGCGACAACTGCCGGATTTTCTGCTCCGAAGTGTCCATCGAAGTAAAGGACGGCAAGCGCCGCATCGATTTCGATTACTGCAAGGGGTGCGGCGTCTGTGTGGTGGAATGCCCGCGCTGCGCCATGGTCATAGAGGAGGAACGGGCATGA
- the porA gene encoding pyruvate ferredoxin oxidoreductase: MRQVLEGSHAISEAVRLARVQVTAGYPITPQTHIIEAISEHFADGTMTGRFIPVESEHSSMAAVVGAASTGVRTFTATSSHGLALMHEMLHWASGARLPIVMGEVNRALGPGWNIWMDQTDSLAQRDTGWIQLYCEDGQEALDTTLMAYRLAEQVNLPVMVVIDAFFVSHTFEPIEVPDQADVDRFLPPIKPRFSLDPKEPAALYQMAPPACYMEMRRSIDLAMDQTAAVFDEVEAEFEQVFGRHYGSIETVGCDDAEIILVTTGSATSTSRMVVEKLRGQGEKVGLLKLKRFRPFPVEAIRKALAGARKVAVLDRNFCFGVGGIFAQEIRAALCGLEPAPVMFNFIAGLGGRDIPPNLIEEMVVTTKTHAVPAEKSIWMGLNEELLESCGI; this comes from the coding sequence ATGAGACAGGTTCTGGAAGGCAGCCACGCCATATCCGAAGCGGTGCGGCTGGCCCGGGTGCAGGTGACGGCGGGCTACCCCATCACCCCGCAGACCCACATCATCGAGGCCATTTCCGAGCATTTTGCCGACGGCACCATGACCGGCCGCTTCATTCCCGTGGAAAGCGAGCACTCCTCCATGGCGGCGGTGGTCGGCGCGGCCAGCACCGGGGTGCGCACCTTTACGGCCACCTCCTCTCACGGTCTGGCCCTGATGCACGAAATGCTGCACTGGGCCTCGGGGGCCCGCCTGCCCATCGTCATGGGCGAGGTCAATCGCGCTTTGGGGCCGGGGTGGAATATCTGGATGGATCAGACCGACAGCCTGGCCCAGCGGGACACGGGCTGGATTCAGCTTTACTGCGAAGACGGACAGGAAGCCCTGGACACCACCCTGATGGCCTACCGGCTGGCCGAGCAGGTCAACCTGCCGGTGATGGTGGTCATCGACGCCTTTTTCGTGTCCCACACCTTCGAGCCCATCGAAGTTCCCGACCAGGCCGACGTGGACCGATTCCTGCCCCCCATCAAACCCCGGTTCTCCCTCGATCCCAAGGAACCGGCGGCCCTTTATCAGATGGCCCCGCCGGCCTGTTACATGGAAATGCGCCGCAGCATCGATCTGGCCATGGACCAGACCGCGGCCGTTTTTGACGAGGTGGAAGCGGAGTTCGAGCAGGTCTTCGGCCGGCACTACGGCAGCATCGAAACGGTCGGCTGCGACGATGCCGAGATCATCCTGGTCACCACCGGTTCAGCCACCAGCACAAGCCGGATGGTGGTCGAAAAACTGCGCGGCCAGGGAGAGAAGGTGGGATTGCTGAAACTCAAGCGCTTCCGCCCCTTCCCGGTGGAGGCCATTCGCAAGGCCCTGGCCGGCGCCCGCAAGGTGGCCGTGCTGGACCGCAACTTCTGCTTCGGGGTGGGCGGGATCTTTGCCCAGGAGATCCGGGCGGCCCTGTGCGGCCTGGAACCCGCACCGGTAATGTTCAACTTCATCGCCGGGCTGGGCGGGCGGGATATCCCGCCGAACCTGATCGAAGAGATGGTCGTCACCACCAAAACCCATGCCGTCCCGGCCGAAAAGAGTATCTGGATGGGCCTTAACGAGGAGCTTTTGGAATCATGCGGAATCTGA
- a CDS encoding thiamine pyrophosphate-dependent enzyme encodes MRNLNIPDEVYMHPGNMSCPGCGGGIAMNLVLKALGEQTVLVIPACCWAIIAGPHPQNSLKVPVLHTAFETAAVTAAGVRAGLDVKGDSETTVVAWAGDGGTFDIGLQSLSGTAERGDDIIFICYDNEAYMNTGVQRSSSTPFGTRTTTTPGAGWKKTRKKDIIEIMAAHRIPYAATANIAYPQDLLRKVEKAKAARGGTRFLHIYATCPTGWGIASDQSVKVARLATRTNVFPLYEVENGVKTILNETGDLPVEEYLKVQRRFKHLTEEDCREIQRDVDSDVALIRKRAGASFTPPSASGR; translated from the coding sequence ATGCGGAATCTGAACATTCCCGACGAAGTCTACATGCATCCGGGCAACATGAGTTGCCCGGGCTGCGGCGGCGGTATCGCCATGAACCTGGTGCTCAAGGCCCTGGGCGAGCAGACGGTCCTGGTGATTCCGGCCTGCTGCTGGGCCATCATCGCCGGTCCGCATCCCCAGAACTCCCTGAAAGTACCGGTGCTGCATACGGCTTTCGAAACGGCCGCGGTCACGGCTGCCGGCGTGCGGGCCGGCCTGGACGTGAAGGGCGACAGCGAGACCACCGTGGTGGCCTGGGCCGGCGACGGCGGCACCTTCGACATCGGCCTGCAGTCCCTTTCCGGCACCGCCGAGCGCGGGGACGACATCATCTTCATCTGCTACGACAACGAAGCCTACATGAACACCGGGGTCCAGCGCAGTTCGTCCACGCCCTTCGGCACCCGCACCACCACCACCCCGGGAGCCGGCTGGAAAAAGACCCGCAAGAAGGATATCATCGAAATCATGGCGGCCCACCGCATCCCCTACGCGGCCACCGCCAACATCGCCTACCCCCAGGACCTGCTGCGCAAGGTCGAAAAAGCCAAAGCCGCCAGAGGGGGAACCCGCTTTCTGCACATTTACGCCACCTGCCCAACGGGTTGGGGCATCGCCTCCGACCAGAGCGTGAAGGTCGCCCGCCTGGCCACCCGCACCAATGTGTTTCCGCTGTACGAAGTGGAAAATGGCGTGAAAACCATCCTGAACGAGACCGGCGACCTGCCGGTGGAGGAGTACCTGAAGGTCCAGCGCCGCTTCAAGCATCTGACGGAAGAGGATTGCCGGGAGATCCAGCGGGATGTGGATTCGGATGTTGCGTTGATCCGGAAGCGGGCGGGCGCCAGCTTCACGCCGCCGTCGGCGTCCGGTCGATGA
- a CDS encoding PilZ domain-containing protein — MNIAALVANVIQLLIILALFFIRGLDLGPLAIFLLFLLMPIPFINFLALFFTKRSIAADSADDSTGNGLIKREALRILYEEDRCPVLTVGETAYAVRDLSEGGVRIRAGAQAPFKKKVNGEIRLLNGDPIRFKATILRREEGEVVFKFTEPVGTAILMEEKRVLAAAHP, encoded by the coding sequence ATGAACATCGCCGCCCTTGTCGCCAATGTGATCCAACTGCTCATCATCCTGGCTCTTTTTTTCATCCGGGGACTGGATCTGGGGCCTCTGGCCATCTTCCTGCTCTTTCTGCTCATGCCCATTCCCTTCATCAACTTTCTGGCTCTTTTTTTTACTAAGCGGTCGATAGCGGCGGATAGCGCCGACGATTCCACCGGCAACGGCCTGATCAAGCGGGAAGCCTTGCGGATATTATACGAAGAAGACCGCTGCCCGGTCCTGACCGTCGGAGAAACAGCCTATGCGGTGCGCGATCTTTCCGAAGGCGGCGTGCGCATCCGTGCCGGCGCACAGGCCCCTTTCAAGAAAAAAGTCAATGGCGAGATCCGGCTGCTCAACGGCGATCCGATCCGCTTCAAAGCCACGATTCTCCGGCGTGAGGAAGGCGAGGTGGTATTTAAATTTACCGAACCCGTCGGCACGGCCATTCTTATGGAAGAAAAGAGAGTCCTCGCCGCCGCCCACCCCTGA
- a CDS encoding iron-sulfur cluster assembly scaffold protein, giving the protein MDATKKTNDRETTNFWQDHSLTFLEMAFRNDRRERVAQADGYAKKTGDCGDTVELFLMVENDTVKSLSYEMDGCLHTNACCNAVASLVEGKPMESAWEITPETIKNLLETLPEDHFHCAELVVGTLYLALSDARENRRSSWKKIYR; this is encoded by the coding sequence ATGGACGCAACAAAAAAAACGAACGATAGAGAAACGACCAATTTCTGGCAGGACCATTCGTTGACCTTTCTGGAAATGGCCTTCCGGAACGACCGCCGCGAACGGGTGGCACAGGCGGACGGATATGCAAAAAAAACCGGCGATTGCGGGGATACGGTGGAACTCTTCCTGATGGTGGAAAACGATACCGTCAAAAGCCTGTCCTATGAAATGGACGGATGCCTCCACACCAATGCCTGCTGCAATGCCGTGGCCAGCCTCGTGGAAGGCAAACCGATGGAATCGGCCTGGGAAATCACACCGGAAACCATCAAAAATCTGCTCGAAACCCTGCCCGAAGACCATTTTCACTGTGCGGAACTGGTGGTGGGTACCTTGTACCTGGCCTTGAGCGATGCCCGCGAAAACCGGCGTTCGTCATGGAAGAAAATCTACCGTTGA
- a CDS encoding RsbRD N-terminal domain-containing protein, which yields MSSAKALAGKKKEILKHWFQTTVDSYPADTARFLKNQQDPFANPVGQTTYRSLESLLDALIAGDGREAMIAALDPVIRIRAVQAFTPSKATAFVFSLKQIVRDCLSGETDLVALDRKIDEMAMAAFDLFMGCREKIYELKATESRNQFFGSLKRAGLIAETEADGPGF from the coding sequence ATGAGTTCAGCAAAAGCACTGGCAGGCAAGAAAAAGGAAATCCTCAAGCACTGGTTTCAGACAACCGTCGATTCCTACCCTGCCGACACGGCAAGGTTTTTAAAAAATCAACAGGATCCTTTTGCCAATCCGGTGGGGCAGACCACCTACCGGAGCCTCGAGTCGCTGCTGGATGCCCTGATCGCCGGTGACGGGCGCGAAGCCATGATAGCGGCGTTGGACCCCGTTATCCGAATCCGGGCGGTCCAGGCCTTCACCCCTTCCAAAGCCACGGCATTCGTATTTTCCCTGAAACAGATTGTTCGAGACTGTCTGTCCGGCGAGACCGACTTGGTCGCGCTCGACCGTAAGATCGATGAAATGGCCATGGCGGCCTTCGATCTTTTCATGGGGTGCCGTGAAAAAATATACGAACTCAAAGCAACGGAATCCAGGAATCAGTTCTTCGGTTCGTTGAAGCGTGCAGGCTTGATTGCCGAAACCGAGGCAGACGGGCCCGGTTTCTGA
- the dsrM gene encoding sulfate reduction electron transfer complex DsrMKJOP subunit DsrM — protein sequence MNKNYMVSLIAVIVLFLIAYVGTQQGAGLQIVFGIVVPYLAVALFIFGFARRVVGWSRSAVPFRITTTCGQQPSLPGFKQAKIDNPSTTFGVIVRMFLEIVCFRSLFRNTRMKLQGGTKMTHQLELFLWIGALAFHYAFFAVIVRHLRFFTEPVPFFVTLTEQIDAFMRIEVLYDVVQAGLPGVFLSGLVLLAAAFYLFLRRIFIPQVRYISLANDFFPLFLIMGIALSGIFMRYFTKVDIVAIKELTMGLATFRPTIPEGISGLFFAHMFLVSILLAYFPFSKLMHMGGVFLSPTRNMTGNTRQVRHVNPWNYPVKVHTYDEYEDDFREKMVEAGLPVVKMPEEQA from the coding sequence ATGAACAAAAATTATATGGTTAGCCTCATAGCGGTTATCGTGCTGTTCCTGATCGCCTATGTGGGCACGCAGCAGGGGGCCGGGTTGCAGATCGTTTTCGGCATCGTTGTGCCCTATCTGGCGGTGGCCCTATTCATCTTCGGGTTCGCACGCCGTGTGGTCGGCTGGTCCCGGTCGGCGGTTCCGTTCAGGATCACCACCACCTGCGGCCAGCAACCCTCCCTGCCCGGGTTCAAACAGGCCAAGATCGACAATCCCTCAACCACCTTCGGCGTCATCGTGCGGATGTTCCTGGAGATCGTCTGTTTTCGGTCCCTGTTTCGCAACACGCGCATGAAGCTTCAGGGCGGCACCAAGATGACGCACCAGCTGGAGCTTTTTCTCTGGATCGGCGCCCTGGCGTTTCACTACGCCTTTTTTGCCGTAATCGTGCGGCACCTGCGGTTTTTCACCGAACCGGTTCCCTTTTTCGTCACCCTGACCGAACAGATCGACGCGTTCATGCGCATCGAGGTGCTCTACGACGTTGTCCAGGCGGGGCTTCCCGGTGTTTTCCTGTCCGGGCTGGTCCTGCTGGCCGCCGCGTTCTATCTTTTCCTGCGCCGGATTTTCATCCCCCAGGTGCGCTACATCTCACTGGCCAACGATTTCTTTCCCCTGTTTCTGATCATGGGCATCGCCCTTTCCGGAATTTTCATGCGCTATTTCACCAAGGTGGATATCGTCGCCATCAAAGAACTGACCATGGGGCTGGCAACCTTCCGGCCTACCATCCCCGAGGGGATCAGCGGCCTGTTCTTTGCCCACATGTTTCTGGTCAGTATTCTTCTGGCCTACTTCCCGTTCAGCAAGCTGATGCACATGGGCGGCGTCTTTTTGAGCCCCACCCGAAACATGACGGGCAACACCCGACAGGTTCGGCATGTGAACCCCTGGAATTATCCGGTCAAGGTTCACACCTATGACGAGTACGAAGACGATTTCAGAGAGAAAATGGTCGAAGCCGGCCTGCCGGTGGTTAAAATGCCCGAAGAACAGGCGTAA
- a CDS encoding (Fe-S)-binding protein, translating into MADELITPDELLSKIDHRPSGAGWMDTPLDIRKGMYCYASNPKSVETLSLPNARAWNPLDEDWKLPDNWQQIIHEGFKERLEKFRSFKIFMDICVRCGACADKCHFFIGTGDPKNMPVLRAELLRSVYRNDFTTAGKILGKLGGARPMSLDVLKEWWYYMFQCTECRRCSVFCPYGIDTAEITIMGRELLNLLGLNIDWIATPVSNCYMTGNHLGIQPHAFKDMLDFFVDDIEEVTGVRVEPAYMAKDADILFITPSGDVFADPGTYTCMGYMILFHYLKEKYGLKITWSTYASEGGNFGFFTSHETMKRLNAKMYAEAKRLGVKWILGGECGHMWRVIHQYMDTMNGPADFLEEPVNPITGTKFENASSTKMVHIAEFTADLIKHGKLELDPSRNDNKIVTFHDSCNPARGMGLLDEPRYVIQNVANHFYEMPANTIREQTFCCGSGAGLNAGENMELRMAGGFPRANAVKHVHEAYGVNMLACVCAIDRAALPASMEYWVPEVDVTGLHELVANALILPGEKERETDLRGEPLPGMEE; encoded by the coding sequence ATGGCAGATGAGCTGATCACCCCCGATGAACTATTGTCAAAGATAGATCATCGTCCGTCCGGCGCCGGTTGGATGGACACGCCCCTGGATATCCGTAAGGGAATGTACTGCTACGCATCCAATCCCAAAAGCGTTGAAACCCTGAGCCTTCCCAATGCGCGGGCCTGGAACCCCTTGGACGAAGACTGGAAGCTGCCGGACAACTGGCAGCAGATCATCCACGAAGGCTTCAAGGAGCGGCTGGAGAAGTTCCGTTCCTTCAAGATCTTCATGGACATCTGTGTGCGCTGCGGCGCCTGCGCCGACAAGTGCCACTTTTTCATCGGCACCGGCGACCCCAAGAACATGCCGGTGCTGCGGGCCGAACTGCTGCGCAGCGTCTACCGCAACGACTTTACCACCGCCGGCAAGATTCTGGGCAAACTGGGCGGCGCCCGCCCCATGAGCCTGGATGTGCTCAAGGAGTGGTGGTACTACATGTTCCAGTGCACCGAATGCCGCCGCTGCTCGGTGTTCTGCCCCTACGGCATCGATACCGCCGAGATCACCATCATGGGCCGGGAACTGCTGAACCTGCTGGGCCTGAACATCGACTGGATCGCCACACCGGTCTCCAACTGTTACATGACCGGCAACCACCTGGGCATCCAGCCCCATGCTTTCAAGGACATGCTGGACTTCTTCGTCGACGACATCGAAGAGGTCACCGGCGTGCGGGTCGAACCGGCCTACATGGCCAAGGATGCCGACATCCTCTTCATCACCCCGTCGGGTGACGTGTTTGCCGACCCGGGCACATACACCTGCATGGGCTACATGATTCTGTTCCACTACCTCAAAGAGAAATACGGCCTGAAGATCACGTGGAGCACCTACGCCTCCGAGGGCGGCAACTTCGGCTTCTTCACCTCCCACGAGACCATGAAGCGGCTCAACGCCAAAATGTACGCCGAGGCCAAGCGCCTGGGCGTCAAGTGGATTCTGGGCGGGGAGTGCGGCCACATGTGGCGGGTTATCCACCAGTACATGGATACCATGAACGGCCCGGCCGACTTTCTGGAAGAGCCGGTCAACCCCATCACGGGCACCAAGTTCGAAAACGCCAGCTCCACCAAGATGGTCCATATCGCCGAGTTCACCGCCGATCTGATCAAGCACGGCAAACTGGAACTGGATCCATCCCGCAACGACAACAAGATCGTCACCTTCCACGACTCCTGCAACCCGGCCCGGGGCATGGGATTGCTGGACGAACCCCGGTACGTGATCCAGAACGTGGCCAACCATTTCTACGAAATGCCGGCCAACACCATCCGGGAGCAGACCTTCTGCTGCGGCAGCGGCGCCGGACTCAACGCCGGCGAGAACATGGAACTGAGAATGGCCGGCGGTTTTCCACGGGCCAACGCGGTCAAGCACGTTCACGAGGCTTACGGAGTGAACATGCTTGCCTGTGTCTGCGCCATCGACCGCGCGGCCCTGCCCGCGTCCATGGAATACTGGGTGCCGGAAGTGGATGTCACCGGGCTGCACGAACTGGTGGCCAACGCCCTGATTCTGCCCGGTGAGAAGGAAAGAGAAACCGACCTGCGCGGCGAACCGTTGCCGGGAATGGAGGAGTAG
- the dsrJ gene encoding sulfate reduction electron transfer complex DsrMKJOP subunit DsrJ has protein sequence MKDKNKIFAGLAIFIVVVTLPFWFNLGKAAPAPELELTAKAKAAKTCVMPTEFMTANHMQLLDVWRHNVVRGGERMFVNADGKLYDMSLSNTCLDCHSNKKEFCDRCHNYASVRPYCWDCHIDNPKGE, from the coding sequence ATGAAGGATAAAAACAAGATATTCGCGGGACTGGCCATTTTCATCGTGGTCGTCACTTTGCCCTTCTGGTTCAACCTGGGAAAGGCGGCGCCCGCTCCGGAACTGGAGTTGACGGCCAAGGCCAAAGCCGCCAAAACCTGCGTCATGCCCACCGAATTCATGACGGCCAACCACATGCAGCTTCTGGACGTCTGGCGGCATAACGTGGTGCGGGGCGGAGAGCGCATGTTCGTCAACGCCGACGGCAAACTCTATGACATGAGCCTCTCCAACACCTGTCTGGACTGCCACTCCAACAAGAAGGAGTTCTGCGACCGGTGTCACAATTACGCGTCCGTAAGGCCCTATTGCTGGGATTGCCACATCGATAATCCAAAAGGAGAATAA
- a CDS encoding 4Fe-4S dicluster domain-containing protein — MKNSRRRFLQIAGVSALGLGAKPVLDAFASESAQGPGYHLAKGEDAMDAKQWAMVIDTRKLQTAEDLEPIIEACNKIHNVPTGIENKNHEIKWIWEAHYHNAFTDKAGQFTSEEVEHRPFLLLCNHCENPPCVRACPTKATFKNDNGIVMMDFHRCIGCRFCMAACPFGARSFNFRDPRPFIEEENKAFPTRMKGVVEKCNFCAERLAVGKIPACVEASNGAIVFGDLYDEHSEVRELLKENYTIRRKQTLGTEPSVYYIV, encoded by the coding sequence ATGAAAAACAGCAGAAGACGCTTTCTTCAGATAGCTGGCGTTTCCGCGCTGGGCCTTGGGGCAAAACCCGTTCTCGATGCCTTCGCTTCGGAAAGCGCCCAAGGGCCCGGCTACCATTTGGCCAAAGGCGAGGATGCCATGGACGCCAAGCAGTGGGCCATGGTCATCGACACCCGCAAGCTGCAGACCGCCGAAGATCTGGAGCCCATTATCGAAGCCTGCAACAAGATCCACAACGTTCCCACGGGAATTGAGAACAAGAACCATGAGATAAAATGGATCTGGGAAGCCCATTACCACAACGCGTTTACCGACAAGGCCGGCCAATTCACCAGCGAGGAAGTCGAGCATCGCCCGTTTTTGCTTTTGTGCAATCACTGCGAAAATCCTCCCTGTGTAAGAGCCTGTCCCACCAAGGCCACGTTCAAGAACGACAACGGCATCGTCATGATGGACTTTCACCGCTGCATCGGTTGCCGGTTCTGCATGGCCGCCTGCCCCTTCGGTGCCCGCAGCTTCAATTTCAGAGATCCGCGTCCCTTCATCGAAGAGGAAAACAAAGCGTTCCCCACCCGCATGAAGGGTGTGGTGGAAAAATGCAACTTCTGCGCGGAGCGTCTGGCCGTCGGCAAGATACCGGCCTGCGTGGAGGCCTCCAACGGCGCCATCGTTTTCGGCGATCTGTACGACGAGCATTCGGAGGTTCGGGAACTGTTGAAGGAAAACTACACCATCAGGCGGAAACAGACCCTGGGAACAGAGCCGTCCGTCTACTACATCGTGTGA